Proteins from one Listeria weihenstephanensis genomic window:
- a CDS encoding heavy metal translocating P-type ATPase encodes MAEFKLSGLSCANCAKEMEDELKDLKHGKDAKVLYNSGKMVISNKMEMADVEKVLKREGVSVIPTEDDHNHDHDHGDKQLMIQIGISTILFFVAFLTEKYIPNWGTFSIYFVAAALSGYQTFFKGLKNLFRFKFNIDTLMTVALVGAFIIGDWGEGTVVAILFGVNEYLEGFGMRQARKSMSELLKVVPKTANILKDGIAVEVPINELKLGDVVLIKAGDKVPSDAKIIDGKSSVNEAAITGESMPVEKEAGDALFGGSVNNEGTLKAEITAIYEDSSLAKILHLVEEAQETKTPTELFIDKFAKYYTPIIMLFAVLVTVAPPLFFGGSWSYWVYEGLAVLIIGCPCALILSSPVAIVSGITRSAKNGVLIKGGVFLEQLAKTKQIAFDKTGTLTEGKPAVAKEVVYDEANFFQISGMMEQSSGHPIAAAVMTRVNDKVATLPEMDELTTIGGKGLSGIFEGKSYFLGNEQQIPATSWTDQARNDVAQLKDDGYTVVITASETAILGMFGIRDALRKESKELVQQLHKEGMTNIIMLTGDHEKTAEKVAKEIGMDTYYAGLLPEDKLTKIQQLHDQNGSIAMVGDGINDSPALATADLGIAMGKGTDSAIEVADIVLMQDHLGNLPITVKIAQKVRRVVFFNIAFALGLKILALVLAMLGYLTLWMAIMADMGATIIVTIFGLSILIRTKEEKNREK; translated from the coding sequence ATGGCTGAGTTCAAATTAAGTGGACTATCATGCGCTAACTGTGCCAAGGAAATGGAAGACGAGTTGAAAGATTTAAAACATGGAAAAGATGCCAAAGTACTTTATAATTCAGGGAAAATGGTGATCTCAAACAAAATGGAAATGGCGGACGTTGAAAAAGTATTAAAACGAGAAGGCGTTTCAGTCATACCAACAGAAGATGATCACAATCATGACCACGACCATGGTGACAAACAGCTGATGATTCAAATCGGAATTTCAACAATTCTATTCTTCGTCGCTTTTTTGACTGAAAAATATATTCCAAACTGGGGAACTTTTAGTATTTATTTTGTAGCGGCAGCGCTAAGCGGTTACCAAACATTTTTCAAAGGGCTCAAAAATTTATTTCGTTTTAAATTCAACATTGACACACTAATGACGGTAGCGCTTGTCGGTGCTTTCATCATCGGTGATTGGGGCGAAGGAACGGTCGTTGCGATATTGTTCGGTGTGAATGAATATTTAGAAGGCTTCGGAATGCGACAAGCCCGTAAATCGATGTCCGAATTATTAAAAGTAGTTCCAAAAACGGCGAATATCCTAAAAGACGGTATTGCGGTAGAAGTGCCAATCAATGAGCTGAAATTGGGCGATGTTGTTCTAATCAAAGCCGGTGATAAAGTTCCTTCTGACGCAAAAATTATCGACGGAAAAAGTTCTGTCAATGAGGCTGCAATTACTGGTGAATCGATGCCAGTAGAAAAAGAAGCTGGTGACGCTTTATTCGGCGGTTCAGTAAACAATGAAGGAACACTAAAAGCTGAAATTACCGCTATTTATGAGGATTCTTCCCTAGCTAAAATTTTACACTTGGTAGAGGAAGCGCAAGAAACGAAGACACCAACGGAATTATTTATCGATAAATTCGCGAAGTATTATACACCAATTATCATGTTATTTGCAGTACTCGTAACCGTTGCACCACCTCTATTCTTCGGCGGATCTTGGAGCTACTGGGTTTACGAAGGACTTGCGGTTCTAATCATCGGTTGTCCATGTGCGCTGATCCTTTCTTCACCAGTCGCCATCGTATCAGGAATTACCCGCAGCGCCAAAAACGGCGTATTAATCAAAGGCGGCGTATTCTTAGAACAATTAGCAAAAACAAAACAAATCGCCTTCGATAAAACAGGAACCCTAACAGAAGGTAAGCCAGCCGTGGCAAAAGAAGTGGTTTACGATGAAGCGAATTTCTTCCAAATTTCCGGAATGATGGAACAAAGCTCAGGGCATCCAATTGCAGCAGCAGTAATGACACGAGTGAACGACAAAGTTGCGACACTTCCAGAAATGGATGAGTTAACAACGATTGGTGGTAAGGGTCTTAGCGGTATTTTTGAGGGGAAATCTTATTTCTTAGGGAACGAACAACAAATTCCTGCTACGAGTTGGACCGATCAAGCGCGTAACGATGTGGCGCAACTGAAAGATGATGGCTATACAGTGGTTATAACTGCTTCAGAAACAGCTATTCTAGGCATGTTCGGAATTCGTGACGCACTTCGTAAAGAGAGTAAGGAACTAGTTCAACAGCTCCATAAAGAGGGCATGACGAATATTATCATGCTGACGGGTGACCATGAAAAAACAGCGGAGAAAGTTGCGAAAGAAATCGGAATGGACACATATTACGCAGGTCTGTTACCAGAAGATAAATTAACAAAAATTCAACAACTACACGATCAAAATGGCAGTATTGCAATGGTCGGCGATGGTATTAATGATTCACCAGCTCTAGCAACAGCAGATCTCGGTATCGCGATGGGGAAAGGAACAGATAGCGCGATTGAAGTCGCTGATATCGTTCTGATGCAAGATCACCTCGGTAACCTCCCAATCACCGTGAAAATAGCTCAAAAAGTACGTCGTGTCGTTTTCTTTAACATTGCGTTCGCACTAGGCTTGAAAATTTTGGCGTTAGTCCTAGCAATGTTAGGCTACCTAACGTTATGGATGGCCATCATGGCTGATATGGGAGCTACGATTATTGTTACTATTTTCGGATTATCTATCTTAATACGGACAAAAGAAGAAAAAAACAGAGAAAAATAA
- a CDS encoding HD domain-containing protein, producing MGIHQYFRSLSDLENIYRCPGKFKYQEHSVAEHSFKVTQVAQFLGNVEEQAGNTVNWRALYEKALNHDYPELFIGDIKTPVKYATAELREMLSEVEETMTRNFIDNEIPPEFQAIYHVLLKEGKDDTLEGQILAVADKVDLLYESFGEIQKGNPEPTFVKIYSEALETIYKFREMASVQYFLREILPDLLAEKGIEKTELPALSNEIKERVLKADI from the coding sequence ATGGGAATTCACCAGTATTTTCGTAGTCTATCCGATTTGGAAAACATTTATCGCTGTCCAGGAAAGTTCAAGTATCAGGAACATTCTGTGGCCGAGCATTCGTTCAAAGTCACACAAGTAGCGCAGTTTTTAGGTAACGTAGAGGAGCAAGCTGGCAATACTGTCAATTGGCGCGCGCTATACGAAAAAGCACTAAATCACGATTATCCAGAACTATTTATCGGTGACATCAAGACACCAGTAAAATACGCAACGGCTGAGCTCCGCGAAATGTTGTCTGAAGTGGAAGAAACCATGACACGCAACTTTATTGATAACGAAATACCACCCGAATTCCAAGCCATCTATCACGTTCTATTAAAAGAAGGTAAAGATGACACCTTAGAAGGCCAAATCCTAGCTGTTGCAGATAAAGTCGACCTGCTCTACGAATCATTTGGCGAGATTCAAAAAGGAAATCCAGAACCGACTTTTGTCAAAATTTATAGTGAAGCCTTGGAAACGATTTATAAATTCCGCGAAATGGCATCAGTACAATACTTTTTACGAGAAATACTTCCAGATCTACTCGCTGAAAAAGGCATTGAAAAAACAGAATTACCAGCCTTATCAAATGAAATAAAAGAACGCGTGTTAAAAGCGGACATTTAA
- a CDS encoding DUF4097 family beta strand repeat-containing protein yields MENERKRILELVKQGIISTEEALTLLENISKKEGKSATAENIRSSETIEEAAQEEVEEAQYDYSQGWNTKENPYRGGASYKKRPEPKAEPGQEKQQDTGRQIMDELSQAGEKFGKFLNSAFEQVKDMPIPFLTSTKLERDFVYHDTTLSILEFEIANGNVEFKKSDNDDVKVHANIKLFKEYPEEEALQIFFDKTTLRVDEETLRFQSPSKQVVTNLTVYLPEREYDYVSIKILNGNLHMEALAGRDMFAKTTNGNISVGTLNTTLTEIESINGNVRVNNGTVRDLSLKTFHGNVSAKGAFDSTNLQTKTGNISFTLTNHDSSFLKTKTGVGNIDVQVPSELGVDGKLHTNLGKINLGITGAEVLDETSDSVNKTILFTKLPRSSEAVLKIEAEATTGNVRIKDVK; encoded by the coding sequence ATGGAAAACGAACGCAAACGAATTTTAGAGTTAGTAAAACAAGGTATTATTTCGACAGAAGAGGCGCTGACGTTACTTGAGAACATTTCCAAAAAAGAAGGAAAAAGCGCAACAGCAGAAAACATTCGTTCTTCAGAAACAATAGAAGAAGCCGCACAAGAAGAGGTCGAAGAAGCACAATACGATTACTCACAAGGTTGGAATACAAAAGAAAATCCATATCGTGGCGGGGCATCTTATAAGAAACGTCCAGAGCCAAAAGCAGAACCTGGACAAGAAAAACAACAAGATACTGGACGCCAAATTATGGATGAACTTTCCCAAGCGGGTGAAAAGTTTGGGAAATTCCTAAACAGTGCCTTTGAGCAAGTGAAGGATATGCCAATTCCGTTCTTGACATCGACGAAATTAGAACGCGATTTTGTTTATCACGACACAACGTTATCGATCTTAGAATTTGAAATTGCCAATGGAAATGTGGAATTCAAAAAATCGGATAATGATGATGTGAAAGTACATGCGAATATTAAATTATTCAAGGAATATCCGGAAGAGGAAGCATTGCAAATCTTCTTTGATAAAACGACGTTACGCGTAGATGAGGAAACATTGCGCTTCCAATCACCATCGAAACAAGTGGTAACGAACTTGACGGTTTACTTGCCAGAACGCGAATATGACTATGTATCAATCAAAATTTTGAATGGTAATTTGCACATGGAAGCATTAGCTGGTCGTGACATGTTTGCGAAAACAACGAACGGTAATATCAGTGTTGGAACATTGAATACGACGCTTACTGAAATTGAATCCATTAATGGTAATGTCCGCGTGAACAACGGTACAGTCCGTGATCTATCGCTGAAAACATTCCATGGTAACGTTTCTGCTAAAGGCGCGTTTGATTCAACTAACCTGCAAACAAAAACAGGAAACATTTCATTCACGTTAACAAACCATGATTCTAGTTTTCTTAAAACAAAGACTGGTGTGGGTAACATCGATGTTCAAGTACCGAGCGAACTAGGCGTTGATGGTAAATTGCACACAAACCTAGGCAAGATTAATCTAGGCATTACAGGTGCTGAAGTTTTAGATGAAACATCAGACTCTGTTAACAAAACGATTCTTTTTACAAAATTACCAAGATCAAGTGAAGCTGTTCTAAAAATTGAGGCTGAAGCAACGACTGGTAATGTGAGAATAAAAGACGTCAAATAA
- a CDS encoding low temperature requirement protein A yields the protein MRKLVEKKVSVAELFYDLIFVYAISRITTTVNYLNHDEQIPFELLGKFLMLFLVFWCIWTYQTVFSNRFFMNRLRDYIFIFIDMFLVIILSQAINPDFEKTFFTFVACTTLLFLSILVQYVLVLVETKDSDVRRLCQRLIVTLLCSITLAAVALLTDSGIHFWLYFISILFVAFFPMVFSKTLAAVPTNFEHLAERYSLFVILLFGESVIAVATTISYQHISMASVLFYLIMVLLFAFYMITYTTGMNHHMETSGLTMIHSHLFIFISLNLITVLLEMYIHEPIEPYFFLTLLFVGMLMFFVSTLVNLKVYQKSGIDFTFKSFLPVVGILVVTFIAMLFVIQHIATTMFLLVVMLLGCLSYLRFIGLTKISR from the coding sequence ATGAGAAAATTAGTAGAAAAGAAAGTGAGTGTTGCAGAGCTATTTTATGATTTAATCTTTGTTTACGCGATTAGTAGGATTACAACGACAGTGAATTATTTAAATCATGATGAACAAATCCCTTTTGAGTTGCTGGGGAAATTTCTAATGCTTTTCCTTGTTTTTTGGTGTATTTGGACTTACCAAACAGTATTTTCTAATCGTTTCTTTATGAATAGATTGCGAGATTATATTTTTATCTTTATCGATATGTTTCTTGTTATCATCTTGTCGCAAGCTATAAATCCAGATTTTGAAAAAACATTTTTCACGTTTGTTGCTTGTACGACGCTATTATTTTTGAGTATTTTAGTTCAGTATGTACTTGTTTTAGTGGAAACGAAAGATTCCGATGTGCGACGTTTATGTCAACGGCTGATTGTGACGCTGCTATGCTCCATAACTCTAGCAGCGGTAGCTCTACTTACAGACTCAGGTATTCATTTTTGGCTCTATTTTATATCGATTTTGTTTGTGGCATTTTTCCCTATGGTATTTAGCAAAACGTTAGCAGCGGTACCAACGAATTTCGAGCATTTAGCAGAGCGTTATAGTTTATTTGTCATCCTCCTATTTGGAGAATCTGTCATTGCTGTGGCTACTACGATCAGCTATCAACACATATCGATGGCAAGCGTACTCTTCTATCTGATCATGGTTCTACTATTCGCGTTCTATATGATTACGTATACAACTGGCATGAATCATCACATGGAGACGAGCGGATTGACAATGATTCATTCGCATCTATTTATTTTCATTAGTCTAAATTTGATAACAGTATTATTAGAAATGTATATTCACGAACCAATTGAGCCCTATTTCTTCCTCACCTTACTTTTTGTTGGAATGCTGATGTTCTTTGTAAGTACGCTTGTTAATTTAAAAGTCTATCAAAAAAGTGGAATCGATTTTACATTCAAAAGTTTCCTACCGGTAGTAGGTATTCTCGTTGTTACTTTTATCGCAATGCTATTCGTGATCCAACATATCGCGACGACGATGTTCCTCCTTGTAGTAATGCTACTAGGTTGCCTCTCTTATCTACGTTTTATTGGGTTAACTAAAATAAGTAGATAA
- a CDS encoding ArsR/SmtB family transcription factor — protein sequence MEQSKELLSEETLFGVTQIFKALADPTRVQILNLVQDQEYSVNDIARTLGFNQTTVSHQLRFLKNLRLVKSRREGTTIYYTQDDNHVLELLTQAVRHVEHH from the coding sequence ATGGAACAAAGTAAAGAACTACTGAGCGAAGAAACCCTTTTTGGCGTAACGCAAATTTTCAAAGCATTAGCAGATCCTACCCGAGTACAAATTTTAAACTTAGTGCAGGATCAGGAGTATTCAGTGAATGATATTGCGCGGACGCTGGGGTTCAATCAAACAACTGTTTCTCATCAATTACGATTTTTAAAGAATTTACGATTGGTGAAGTCAAGGCGTGAAGGAACGACAATTTATTATACGCAGGATGATAACCATGTTTTAGAATTGCTGACTCAGGCAGTTAGACACGTGGAACATCATTGA
- a CDS encoding CsbA family protein has product MWDQLISALIFPGLLVIILTRITYQRFVGLGLTIILIAASARLGFTNTWWLIGIDAVSMTLGFIAATHMLTKRRQAEEG; this is encoded by the coding sequence ATGTGGGATCAGCTAATTTCGGCGCTTATTTTTCCAGGATTGTTGGTCATTATTTTAACTCGGATTACCTACCAACGCTTCGTTGGACTAGGCCTAACGATCATTCTAATAGCCGCATCCGCCCGCCTAGGCTTCACAAACACCTGGTGGCTCATAGGAATAGACGCCGTTTCTATGACGCTTGGCTTCATCGCAGCAACCCACATGCTCACCAAGCGACGCCAAGCTGAAGAAGGATAA
- the uvrA gene encoding excinuclease ABC subunit UvrA, with amino-acid sequence MEKDKIVIQGARANNLKNINVEIPRDKLVVMTGLSGSGKSSLAFDTIYAEGQRRYVESLSSYARQFLGQMDKPDVDLIEGLSPAISIDQKTTSRNPRSTVGTVTEIHDYLRLMYARVGHPICPNHGIEISSQTIEQMVDRVLELPEKTRIQILAPIVSGKKGAHKKTLEGVKKEGYVRVRIDGEMYDIGDEIELEKNKKHSIDIVIDRIVVKEGVTSRLFDSIESALRLAEGYAVVDVIGDKELLFSEHYACPYCGFSVGELEPRMFSFNSPFGACPTCDGLGTKLEVDIESVIPDMSLSLNEGAIIPWKPISSQYYPKMLAAACKEFNIDMDTPLQDLPEEHLDIILNGSKGKEFYFEYKNDFGMTRETNIPFEGIIPNVERRYRETSSDFTREQMAQYMTDLPCPSCKGYRLKEEALAVKINNTHLGQVSNFSIIEALTFFDEVGLSEKETQIAKPILKEVRQRLGFLKNVGLDYLTLSRAAGTLSGGEAQRIRLATQIGSRLTGVLYILDEPSIGLHQRDNDRLVHTLQSMRDIGNTLIVVEHDEDTMLAADYLIDIGPGAGEHGGQVVAAGTPEEVRANKNSITGQYLSGKKFIPIPTERRKGNGNQIEIIGAKANNLKNVTAAFPLGTFTCVTGVSGSGKSSLVNEVLRKALSRHLNRAHAKPGEHKEIKGIENLEKIIDIDQSPIGRTPRSNPATYTGVFDDIRDLFASTNEAKIRGYKKGRFSFNVKGGRCEACKGDGIIKIEMHFLPDVYVPCEICHGKRYNSETLDIRFKGKNIAEVLNMTVEEGLDFFKNLPRISRKLQTIVDVGLGYIRLGQPATTLSGGEAQRVKLASELHKRSNGKSFYILDEPTTGLHADDIARLLKVLQRLVDDNGDTVLVIEHNLDVIKQADHLIDLGPEGGDGGGQIIAKGTPEQVVKVKKSYTGKYLKPILERDKERMKQKVASKEE; translated from the coding sequence TTGGAAAAAGATAAAATTGTAATACAAGGAGCAAGAGCCAACAATTTAAAAAATATTAATGTGGAGATTCCGCGTGATAAGCTTGTTGTTATGACAGGTTTATCTGGATCGGGGAAATCATCATTAGCTTTTGATACAATATATGCAGAAGGACAGAGGCGTTATGTAGAATCGCTATCTTCTTACGCACGTCAATTTTTAGGTCAAATGGATAAGCCAGATGTTGATTTAATTGAAGGTTTGTCGCCAGCGATTTCGATTGATCAAAAAACAACGAGTCGTAATCCACGTTCAACGGTAGGAACTGTAACAGAAATTCATGACTATTTACGATTGATGTATGCACGTGTGGGACATCCGATTTGCCCTAACCATGGTATCGAGATTTCTTCACAAACGATTGAACAGATGGTGGATCGTGTTTTAGAATTACCTGAAAAAACAAGAATTCAAATTTTAGCTCCGATTGTTTCAGGTAAGAAAGGTGCTCACAAGAAAACATTAGAAGGCGTCAAAAAAGAAGGCTACGTTCGTGTTCGAATTGATGGTGAAATGTATGACATTGGTGATGAAATCGAACTTGAGAAGAACAAAAAACACTCGATTGATATCGTGATTGATCGTATTGTTGTAAAGGAAGGCGTCACCTCTCGTTTATTTGATTCTATTGAGTCGGCACTGAGACTTGCAGAAGGTTACGCGGTCGTAGATGTCATTGGCGACAAAGAGCTTTTATTTAGTGAGCATTACGCTTGCCCTTATTGTGGCTTCTCGGTGGGCGAATTAGAACCAAGAATGTTCTCATTTAACAGTCCTTTCGGTGCTTGTCCAACGTGTGATGGGCTTGGAACAAAGCTGGAAGTAGACATTGAATCGGTTATCCCAGATATGAGCTTGAGTCTTAATGAAGGTGCCATTATCCCATGGAAACCAATCAGTTCGCAGTATTATCCGAAGATGCTGGCTGCTGCTTGTAAGGAATTCAATATTGATATGGATACACCGCTACAAGATTTGCCTGAAGAGCACCTTGATATTATTTTAAATGGCTCTAAAGGGAAGGAATTCTATTTTGAATATAAAAACGATTTTGGTATGACGCGAGAAACAAATATACCATTTGAAGGCATTATTCCAAATGTGGAACGTCGCTATCGGGAGACAAGTTCGGACTTTACAAGAGAGCAAATGGCGCAGTATATGACTGATTTGCCATGTCCTTCTTGTAAAGGTTACAGACTTAAAGAAGAAGCGCTCGCAGTCAAAATTAACAATACACATCTGGGTCAAGTCAGTAATTTTTCTATCATCGAAGCACTTACTTTCTTTGATGAAGTGGGGCTTTCTGAAAAAGAAACACAAATTGCCAAACCTATCTTAAAAGAAGTGCGTCAACGATTAGGATTCTTGAAAAATGTTGGGCTGGACTATTTAACATTGAGTAGGGCGGCGGGGACACTTTCTGGTGGTGAAGCGCAGCGGATTCGTTTAGCGACACAAATTGGTTCAAGATTGACAGGGGTACTTTATATTTTAGATGAGCCATCGATTGGTCTTCACCAGCGTGATAATGATCGTCTTGTGCACACGTTGCAAAGCATGCGGGATATTGGAAATACACTTATCGTAGTGGAGCATGATGAAGATACAATGCTTGCGGCAGACTATCTCATTGATATCGGACCTGGCGCTGGCGAACACGGTGGACAAGTGGTCGCTGCGGGAACTCCAGAAGAAGTCCGCGCGAACAAAAATTCCATCACGGGTCAGTATTTATCAGGGAAGAAGTTTATTCCTATCCCAACTGAACGCCGAAAAGGAAATGGTAATCAAATTGAGATTATCGGTGCTAAGGCCAATAACCTGAAAAATGTCACAGCTGCATTCCCGCTTGGAACATTCACGTGTGTGACAGGCGTTTCAGGATCTGGAAAGAGTTCCCTTGTCAATGAAGTACTGCGTAAGGCGCTATCGCGTCATCTTAACCGAGCGCATGCGAAGCCTGGTGAGCATAAAGAAATTAAAGGTATTGAGAACCTAGAAAAAATAATTGATATTGACCAATCACCAATAGGCCGTACGCCGCGCTCTAACCCGGCAACATATACAGGTGTTTTTGATGATATTCGTGACTTGTTTGCTTCTACAAATGAAGCGAAAATTCGCGGTTATAAAAAAGGACGCTTCAGTTTTAACGTAAAGGGTGGTCGTTGCGAGGCATGTAAAGGCGATGGTATCATTAAAATTGAGATGCATTTCTTGCCTGATGTATACGTACCATGTGAAATTTGTCATGGAAAACGCTATAACAGTGAAACGCTCGATATTCGCTTCAAAGGCAAAAATATCGCAGAAGTCCTTAACATGACTGTAGAAGAAGGTCTCGATTTCTTTAAAAACCTCCCTCGAATTAGTCGGAAACTCCAAACCATTGTAGATGTTGGATTGGGATATATTCGTTTAGGTCAGCCAGCGACAACTCTTTCAGGTGGGGAAGCGCAACGTGTTAAACTCGCCTCCGAGCTTCACAAACGAAGTAATGGTAAGTCATTCTATATTTTAGATGAGCCGACAACGGGGCTTCACGCGGATGACATTGCACGTTTGCTTAAAGTATTACAACGTTTAGTCGATGATAATGGCGATACGGTTCTTGTCATTGAGCATAATCTGGATGTGATTAAGCAGGCCGATCATCTTATTGATTTAGGTCCAGAAGGTGGCGATGGCGGTGGCCAAATTATTGCAAAAGGAACACCAGAGCAGGTAGTAAAAGTTAAGAAATCCTATACTGGTAAGTACTTGAAACCGATTTTGGAACGAGATAAGGAACGAATGAAACAAAAAGTAGCAAGTAAAGAAGAATGA
- the uvrB gene encoding excinuclease ABC subunit UvrB gives MKDTFQLVSKYTPQGDQPKAIEKLVAGLNNGVKHQTLLGATGTGKTFTVSNVIEKVNKPTLVIAHNKTLAGQLYSEFKEFFPNNAVEYFVSYYDYYQPEAYVPQTDTFIEKDSSVNDEIDKLRHSATASLFERRDVIIIASVSCIYGLGSPEEYGAMLVSLRPGMEISRDQLLRDLVEIQYDRNDIDFQRGRFRVRGDVVEIFPASRDEHCMRVEFFGDEIERIREVDALTGEIIGEREHVSIFPASHFVTRPDIMKKAIVNIKAELADRLKVLRDNNKLLEAQRLEQRTNYDIEMMEEMGYCSGVENYSRHLSLREPGSTPYTLLDFFPDDFQIVIDESHVTMPQIRGMYNGDQARKQMLVDHGFRLPSALDNRPLRLEEFEKHVNQIMYISATPGPYELELNPDVIQQIIRPTGLLDPIIEVRPIEGQIDDLIDEINERIEKNERVLITTLTKKMSEDLTDYLKETGIKVQYLHSEIKTLERIEIIRDLRLGVYDVLVGINLLREGIDIPEVSLVTILDADKQGFLRSERSLVQTIGRAARNQNGKVIMYADKMTDAMNYAISETSRRREIQEAYNKEHGITPQTIIKDVRGVISATSAAEVRETEHLKDLSKMNKKERMAFIEELEHEMRAAAKALDFERAAQLRDTLLELKAEG, from the coding sequence GTGAAGGATACATTTCAACTAGTTTCGAAATATACGCCACAAGGGGATCAGCCTAAAGCAATTGAGAAGTTGGTTGCGGGTTTAAACAATGGTGTGAAGCATCAAACCTTACTTGGAGCAACAGGAACGGGTAAGACTTTTACGGTATCAAATGTTATTGAAAAAGTAAATAAGCCTACGCTTGTTATTGCACATAATAAGACATTGGCGGGGCAATTATATAGTGAGTTTAAGGAATTTTTTCCGAACAATGCAGTAGAATATTTTGTGAGTTACTATGATTATTATCAACCAGAGGCTTATGTTCCGCAAACGGATACCTTTATTGAGAAGGATTCGAGCGTCAATGATGAAATTGATAAATTACGACATTCAGCGACAGCTTCATTGTTTGAAAGACGAGATGTTATCATTATTGCTAGTGTTTCATGTATTTATGGTTTAGGTTCGCCAGAAGAATATGGCGCAATGCTTGTTTCTCTTAGACCAGGAATGGAGATTAGCCGAGATCAGTTGTTGCGTGATCTAGTCGAAATACAGTATGATCGCAATGACATTGATTTTCAGCGCGGTCGTTTTCGTGTTCGTGGTGATGTGGTGGAAATTTTCCCAGCATCTCGTGATGAGCACTGTATGCGTGTCGAGTTTTTTGGTGATGAAATCGAACGAATTCGTGAAGTAGATGCGTTAACTGGTGAAATTATTGGTGAACGCGAACATGTTTCTATTTTTCCGGCATCTCACTTTGTAACGCGACCAGATATTATGAAAAAAGCAATTGTTAATATTAAAGCAGAGCTCGCAGATCGATTGAAGGTGTTGCGTGATAACAATAAGCTTTTAGAAGCGCAACGATTAGAACAGCGTACGAATTATGATATTGAAATGATGGAAGAGATGGGATACTGCTCTGGCGTAGAGAACTATTCGCGTCATTTATCTTTGCGGGAACCTGGCTCAACGCCATATACATTGTTAGACTTTTTCCCAGATGATTTTCAAATTGTTATTGATGAATCGCATGTAACGATGCCACAAATTCGCGGTATGTATAATGGAGACCAAGCGCGGAAACAAATGCTGGTAGATCATGGATTTCGTTTGCCATCTGCACTTGATAACCGTCCACTTCGATTAGAGGAATTTGAAAAACATGTGAATCAAATTATGTATATTTCGGCAACACCAGGACCATATGAATTGGAGCTTAATCCAGATGTTATTCAACAAATTATTCGGCCTACTGGTTTGCTTGATCCGATTATTGAAGTTCGGCCAATTGAAGGCCAAATTGATGATCTGATTGATGAAATAAATGAACGAATTGAGAAAAATGAGCGTGTTCTTATTACGACGTTAACCAAGAAAATGTCGGAGGATCTAACAGATTACTTGAAAGAAACAGGTATTAAGGTGCAGTATTTGCATTCAGAAATTAAGACGTTAGAGCGGATTGAGATTATTCGAGATCTTAGACTAGGCGTGTATGACGTACTTGTTGGGATTAATTTATTACGTGAGGGAATCGATATTCCTGAGGTTTCTCTTGTAACGATTTTGGATGCTGATAAACAAGGGTTCTTACGTTCGGAGCGTTCTTTGGTCCAAACAATTGGTCGTGCGGCACGTAATCAGAACGGTAAGGTTATTATGTACGCAGATAAGATGACCGATGCGATGAATTATGCTATCAGTGAAACATCACGTCGTCGTGAAATTCAGGAAGCTTACAATAAGGAGCATGGCATTACACCTCAAACGATTATAAAAGATGTTCGGGGCGTTATCTCAGCGACAAGTGCTGCGGAGGTTAGAGAAACGGAGCACCTGAAAGATCTTAGCAAGATGAATAAGAAAGAGCGAATGGCCTTTATTGAAGAATTAGAACATGAAATGAGAGCTGCTGCAAAAGCACTGGACTTCGAGCGTGCGGCGCAACTTCGTGATACCTTACTTGAGCTAAAAGCGGAAGGATGA